AAAAAGAACCACTTAATTTGTTACTTCAGTCTATTCATGCTATGAATATCGATCTCAAAGCCTTTGATGAGAAGATCTATCACCTTTTAGGTGGAGACTTAGACACTGTGAAACGGACTATTGAGAGATCCTTAGCCTATGGGATTCATGTAGAGATAACCACTCTAATTGTACCTGGTGTGAATGACGATAGAGAACAACTTGAGAATGAATTCAAGTGGTTGTCGAGTTTAGATCGATCCTTACCACTTCATCTGTCTCGTTATTTTCCAAACTATAAAATGACCAATCCGCCAACTCCTTCAGAAAAATTAATAGATTTTTATGATCTTGCACATGAGTATCTTGATTTTGTCTATATTGGCAATCTCTGGGATCCACGATATGAGAGCACGGTATGTCCAGATTGTGGGACAATGGTTATCCAGAGAGAAGGCTACAATGTTCAGATCAAAGCATTAGATTCAGAAGGTAGGTGCAAAGAGTGCGGAAAAAAGATAGCAAAAATATTCTGAGAATAAGCAATTTCGTTCTTGTGATTTTTTTGATTGGAATTGCTATCACTGTGGCTATTTTAGTGATGGTTTTTGTGCGTATACCACCGAGTTATTATGAATATACAGGTTTTACCTTAGGCACGTATTGCAGGATTGTGGTATCTTCCAAAAAGGGTTCGAAGAACCTATCAGAGATTATCTTCAATGAATTGGACCGAGTTTACAAAAAATTTGATCCAAATAATCCAGATAGCACTATTAGCAAGATAAATTCATCAAAAGATTGGGTTGATCTTGATGAAGAGAGTTTCGTGTTGATTGATGCAGCATTGAAATTTTCACAGATCACTGAAGGCGCGTTCGATCCAGCCTTAGGTAACTTGATAAAACTCTGGGGTTTTGACAGAATAGCTGAGCGTGTACCCACAAAAATACCATCTCAGTCAGAGATCGATGAGATTCTAAGGCATTGTGGAGTGGAAAAGGTTGAATTGGATGGCAGAACAAGGAGAGTGAGATTGAACGATGGTGTGAAACTGGATCTTGGTGGAATTGCGAAAGGTTATGCATTGGACAGAGCTTACCAGATAGCCAAAGAAATAGATGCGAAGTGTACAGGGTTTGTAGAAGCCGGCGGAGATATTAGGATTTTGGGACCAAAATTCGGCTCCAGACCTTGGGTAATTGGTGTGAGAGATCCCCGAAAATCAGAGTCAGCAATTGATTATATCTATTTAACAGATGGGGCGGTGGCAACGTCTGGAGACTATGAAAGATACTTCATCGTTGATGGAGTGAGATATCACCACATTTTTGACCCAAAGACTGGTTATCCTGCCCACGGTGCACAATCGGTGACTGTCATCGCAAAGGATGCGACAACGGCTGATGTTTTGTCCACATCGGGTTTTGTAATGGCGCAGGAATGGGAATATGTTGTTTTAGAATATCCACGATTTGGCGGGAGTGTTTTACTAATCGGTGAAGATGGTGCAATTCATAAATCACCATCATTTTCAGTTTATGAACGGGCAAAGTAAGATTTTTAGGATATCTGATCTTTTTATTGTTGTCGCCATAATTGTTGTTTTCCTGGCGTTTTGGTTTTTGACACATCAAAGTAGTCTTACAGGATATGTTGAAGTCTACAAAGATGGACGATTGATTGCTGTGTTGAAACAAGATATCAGATATGAGTTAAAAAACGATGGAAAACACATCATGGACATTGTTTTTGATGGTAAGAGAGTTCATGTAGAGAACAGCGATTGTCCTTTGAAGATCTGTGAAAAGACCGGTAAAGTTGGGCCAAATGGTGTGATAGTGTGTATTCCGAACAAAGTTGTCGTGAAATTTATTGGTAAAAGTGATGTGGATGTGATGACTTGGTGAGGAGTAAAAAGATAGCTTTGAATTCTCTTTTCATTTCCTTGGGTATAGCGATATACGTTCTTGAAAGTTTTGTACCCTTTCCATTTCCAAATGGGAAGTGGGGTTTTTCAAACTTCGTTGTACTTTTGTCAATAGTTCTTTTCGGTGCAAAGGATGGTTTGATCGTTGCAATCGGAAAGAGTTTTGTTGGATCATTGGTTACAGGTCATTTTTTGGATGTAGCTTTTTTTATGAGTGTTTTTGGATCGATTTCAGCGGCATTCATCGAATCGGCAGCATTCAAGGTGAGGATTTTTGGGTTGATAGGTGTGAGCATTTTGGGCAGTGTTACCAACAACGTTGTACAGACTCTCGTTGGATCGGTTTTTGTTGGTAGTAAAGCGCTTTTTTGGATTTTGCCTTATATGATAATACTTGGTTTGCCTGGTGCTTTTGCAAACGCATATATAGCCGGAAAGGTGATACCTCGTGTTCAAAAGAATTATATTGGCATCTTCATCTCCACGCAGACAGAAGATTCTAAAGACACTGTTCGAAAACTTTGAAATAGTAATTCCTCAGATTGAAGAAATACACGACGACGACGCGATACATACTGTGGAAAAGCTCGCACTTCTGAAGGCTTTGAATGTTTTTGATAAAGTCAAGGATGCTGTGGTTATTGGTGCTGATACAGTTGTAGAGATAGATGGAACCATTCTTGGAAAACCAAAAGACCTCTGTGATGCTGAATCGCAACTTTGTAAATTACTTGGAAAATGGCATTCGGTCCATACGTGTGTTGCGGTTGTCAGTTGGGGTGAGATGTGGTTGAAAACACAAACTGCGAGAGTGAAATTTAGAAAAGTACCAAAAGAAGTTGTGAAATATTACGCACAAAACTATTCTCTGGGTAAAGCTGGGTCTTATGGTTTACAGGATTTTGGTGGAGTATTTGTCGAATCAATAGTTGGGGATCCATATGTTGTCATAGGTTTACCCATAGCTGATTTGTGGGAGTATTTCTATAGGAAAGGATGGTGGAGTTCTGAAACCAAGAGAACGGATGATGAAGGTTGGTTCTGAGGGATTATCTGAGCAAGAACTCATTGCCATACTTCTGAGAACAGGTACTAAGGGGAAGGATGTGTATCAACTTTCCGAAGAACTGTATGATAAATTCGACAGATCGCTCAGAACCTTGTCAAATGCTGGATTAGAAGAAATTGCCTCTGTCAATGGAATTGGACTTGCAAAGGCAACTTCTTTGAAGGCTGCACTTGAACTTGGAAAGAGATTATACCAAGAACTTTCAGATGTACGCATTGCTTTGGGTAAACCGGAATCGGTTTTTGAGTACTGTCATGATATGAGGTTGTTTGAAAAAGAGGTATTACGTGTTATTATTGTTGATAGTAAACTATTTGTAGTTTTTCACAGGGATATAACGCAAGGAACGAATAATCAAACTCTATTTCATCCTACTGAGATTTTCAGGATCGCAGTTAGATCAAACGCAAATGCGTTGATCATTGTTCACAACCATCCATCTGGAGATCCAACACCGAGCGAAGATGACAAAAGAGCAACCGAAATGATAGCCAATGCTGGTAATATACTTGGTATCAGGTTGATAGATCATTTAATAATAGGTAGAGAAAGTTATTACAGTTTCAGAGCACATGGTTTATTGGAGGACAGTTCAAATGGAAGAAGAGAAGGACGAAAGGATTCTGAATCTGTTGAGGTTAAAAATGGAATTAGAAAAAGATCTTGGAAAAAAAGGGGTGAAACATAAGGAACAACCCAAGAAAGATGTCACCCCATCAAAGCCTAAGATAACGCTTGAGGAAGAACTGAATATACCTGTTCAGGATATATGGTCTATCTATGACTTGAATTATTTCACTTACGGTGAAAGTGATCTTCTCATACAACGTTCAATCCATAAAAGAATAGGGCAAGTTGAGGATAGAATTCATAGAATCTTTTTGGAACAATTAAAATTATTTTTGGAAGGTGACTTTGCCAGACAGGGCTCTGTTGGAGAAAAAAGCGTCTATTTTGATTCACTGAATTTGACAAAGGATTTGTATGCGACTAGTAGATCACCCATAGAAGCTTTAAAGAATTTGCTTAGAGAATATTCATCATCACCTGTTGCATTACTATCGGTTGCTGAAGTTTTACTCTTCGCCGGTAAATTCCGCGACGCCGCAAAACTTTTCAGGTCTGCCTTCAGTATTTTGAAGGATCCTTATATTGGGCTTTTGCTCGAGGCATATGACACTGGTCAGATAAACGCCGCTTTATTCGCAAACTGTATATCGCAAGGTGGCTATAAGCTTTTGGTTTTGTTGATCTCTGCATTAACAGAAGATGAGGAAAGAGCCATTAAGATCGCAGATGTTTTGGACAAGAAATCTTATGCGTGTGCC
The DNA window shown above is from Thermotoga profunda AZM34c06 and carries:
- the amrS gene encoding AmmeMemoRadiSam system radical SAM enzyme; amino-acid sequence: MQKMALYFTGLGDGKVRCELCPHHCVLSEGQIGLCLTRKNQDGVMELMNYGQITSIAIDPIEKKPLFHFNPSDKILSVGTFGCNMKCAFCQNWEISQQMTPTRRVLPQQIVSIAIERGSKGIAYTYNEPFTWFEFVLDTSRIAAKEGLYNVLVTNGLVEKEPLNLLLQSIHAMNIDLKAFDEKIYHLLGGDLDTVKRTIERSLAYGIHVEITTLIVPGVNDDREQLENEFKWLSSLDRSLPLHLSRYFPNYKMTNPPTPSEKLIDFYDLAHEYLDFVYIGNLWDPRYESTVCPDCGTMVIQREGYNVQIKALDSEGRCKECGKKIAKIF
- a CDS encoding FAD:protein FMN transferase → MRKKDSKNILRISNFVLVIFLIGIAITVAILVMVFVRIPPSYYEYTGFTLGTYCRIVVSSKKGSKNLSEIIFNELDRVYKKFDPNNPDSTISKINSSKDWVDLDEESFVLIDAALKFSQITEGAFDPALGNLIKLWGFDRIAERVPTKIPSQSEIDEILRHCGVEKVELDGRTRRVRLNDGVKLDLGGIAKGYALDRAYQIAKEIDAKCTGFVEAGGDIRILGPKFGSRPWVIGVRDPRKSESAIDYIYLTDGAVATSGDYERYFIVDGVRYHHIFDPKTGYPAHGAQSVTVIAKDATTADVLSTSGFVMAQEWEYVVLEYPRFGGSVLLIGEDGAIHKSPSFSVYERAK
- a CDS encoding NusG domain II-containing protein is translated as MNGQSKIFRISDLFIVVAIIVVFLAFWFLTHQSSLTGYVEVYKDGRLIAVLKQDIRYELKNDGKHIMDIVFDGKRVHVENSDCPLKICEKTGKVGPNGVIVCIPNKVVVKFIGKSDVDVMTW
- a CDS encoding Gx transporter family protein produces the protein MRSKKIALNSLFISLGIAIYVLESFVPFPFPNGKWGFSNFVVLLSIVLFGAKDGLIVAIGKSFVGSLVTGHFLDVAFFMSVFGSISAAFIESAAFKVRIFGLIGVSILGSVTNNVVQTLVGSVFVGSKALFWILPYMIILGLPGAFANAYIAGKVIPRVQKNYIGIFISTQTEDSKDTVRKL
- a CDS encoding Maf family nucleotide pyrophosphatase, coding for MFKRIILASSSPRRQKILKTLFENFEIVIPQIEEIHDDDAIHTVEKLALLKALNVFDKVKDAVVIGADTVVEIDGTILGKPKDLCDAESQLCKLLGKWHSVHTCVAVVSWGEMWLKTQTARVKFRKVPKEVVKYYAQNYSLGKAGSYGLQDFGGVFVESIVGDPYVVIGLPIADLWEYFYRKGWWSSETKRTDDEGWF
- the radC gene encoding RadC family protein; amino-acid sequence: MGKDGGVLKPRERMMKVGSEGLSEQELIAILLRTGTKGKDVYQLSEELYDKFDRSLRTLSNAGLEEIASVNGIGLAKATSLKAALELGKRLYQELSDVRIALGKPESVFEYCHDMRLFEKEVLRVIIVDSKLFVVFHRDITQGTNNQTLFHPTEIFRIAVRSNANALIIVHNHPSGDPTPSEDDKRATEMIANAGNILGIRLIDHLIIGRESYYSFRAHGLLEDSSNGRREGRKDSESVEVKNGIRKRSWKKRGET